From Treponema sp. OMZ 787:
AATTCAGACAGAAAGGAATCACTGTGGACGAAAATAATGAAAAAACTTTAAAGCGTATTCTTTTAAAGGACCGCGAAATTATTCTTTTAGGAACAGCACATGTTTCTAAAGAAAGCATTAAGGATGTTGAATCTACAATTCGGGAAGAAAATCCCGATTGTGTATGCGTCGAATTGGATGAGGGCCGTTACAAATCTTTAACTTCAAAAGATGCTTGGCAGCAAATTAATATTTCCCAAGTATTGCGGGAAGGCAAAGGCTTTTTACTTCTTGCAAATTTGGTTCTAGCGTCTTTTCAAAAAAAACTTGGAAGCGACCTCGGCGTAAAACCGGGAGATGAAATGAAGGCCGCAATCGAAGTTTCTCAAGAATTAAACATAAAAACCGAGATGGTAGACCGTCCTATCCATACAACACTAAAAAGAGCTTGGGCAAAAAACCGGGGCTGGGGCAGATCAAAACTTTTGGCAACCCTTTTAAGTGCAGCCTTTTCCAACGAAAAACTTGAAGAAGGCGAAATTGAAAAATTAAAAAATCAAAGTGCAATGGATAACATGATGCAGGAAATGGCGGAATACCTTCCTAACATAAAAGGCGTTTTAATCGATGAAAGAGACCGTTATCTTGCATCAAAAATTTGGGAAAGCAGCGGAAAAAAAATCGTTGCCGTCTTAGGTGCAGGCCATCTTCCCGGAACGGAACGCTTTATAAGAGAACTTGAGGCCGGCACAAAAACAACAGATGTTTCCGACATTGAAGTAATTCCCCCTAAAAGTACAGGCAGTAAAATTGCCTCGTGGATATTTCCGGTAATTATAATCGGCTTAATCATTCTCGGCTTCTTTAAAGGCGGCGGAATAAAAACAGGTCAAATGCTATTATCATTTGTTCTATGGAACGGAGGTCTTGCGGCCATAGGGGCCTTAATTGCACTCGGCCATCCTCTAGCTATTCTAGCTTCATTTTTAGGAGCACCATTTACCACAATTAATCCGCTTTTAGGCATAGGAATGATTTCGGGACTAGTACAAGCTTGGGCAAAAAAACCTCAAGTCAAAGATATGGAAAACCTCACAAACGATGCAGCAAAATTTTCAGGCTGGTATAAAAACAGAATAACAAAGGTTCTTCTTGTTTTTATACTTTCATCTCTTGGAAGCTCCATAGGAACATTTATAACTGTTCCGGCTCTTATTGCTAATCTGATTAAATAAAAAACTGGGGCTATAAAAAAGGAGGGGAACCCCTGTGGGAGGTTCCCATTATGAAAAAAAAACTAAAAAATGGAAAAAGGCGCCGATCAGAATCGAACTGATGAATGAAGGTTTTGCAGACCTGTCCCTTACCACTTGGGTACGGCGCCGAAGTTTCAATATTATATCAAAAAATACAAACTTTGACAAGGGCTTATAGCAATTTTAATAAAAAAATAGTATAATAAGCATTATGTTTGAAATGAAACCCATTATCACAAAGACAATATTTAAAAACAAACCTCATTATATACTTACATGGTCGCCGCTTACAAAGGCCGATAAATACAAAATAAACCGTGCAGTTCCTGCCGTTTCGGGAGTGTACGAATTATATAAAATGGATAAGGAAAAACATCTAAATCTTTTATCGGTAACTCATGCTTGGTACGGCGGTTTAAGAAGTAATATTCGGGAAGCGATAGAACCCGATACAAAAACAGATCCTGAAAGAAGAAAAATATTGGAAGATGATGATATAGAGCTTTATTACAGATATTCATGTTCCGACTGTTTTGGAGATCTGCTGGATGTTGTTTGGTTTTTACATTCAACATATTTTCCTGACGATATTCGTGTAGAATCATCAAAACGATATGAAAATTTTTTCCTTACGGAAAGAGCTCCCGATAAGGTTTACTGGCTGGAATAAATAAACTTATGAAAAAAAAATTCTCCCTTACAAAAAAGAACCTTCTATCTTTGCTATGTGTTTTTGTATTAACTGTTAATTTAAATTCAAATTCTGCATTAAAAAAACTGCCTAACTTTTACGATAATGTGCCGAGTGAAAAACTGGCTTCCGATATAGTAGAAAACATGACCGATGAGGAGCTTTTGGCTCAAACATTTATGTTCGGCTGGGCCGGGCAAGATCCCGGAGATTTGCTTTTATCATGGATTGAAGAATCCGGACTGGGAAGCATAAAAATATTCGGCTGGAATACCGGCGACTCGCACAAACTTGCAAAATCCATTTCGCTCTTACAAAAAAAATCACTCGAAGGAAGATTCGGTATTCCTCTTTTTGTTGCAACCGATCAAGAAGGCGGATGGGTACGGCATGTAAAGGGCCTGACCTCCGAAACTCCCGGTAACCTTGCAATAGGAGCATCAGGCAGACCTCAAGACTCCTACTATTCCGGTTATTATATTTCAAGAGAAATAAGGGCGCTCGGTATAAATTTAAATTTTGCTCCTACCGTAGATCTTTTAACCGATCATGACTCATCAATCATAGGCCCTAGGTCCTTCGGAGACTCTCCCCATGCTGCAGGAATCTTAGGAGCAGCCTTCGTAAAAGGGAGCAGGGATGCAGGCGTACTTACAACAGCAAAGCATTTCCCTGGCCACGGAGATACAAGCATCGACAGTCACGGCCGTCTGCCTAAAATAAACATATCCGAAGAAACCTTCCGCAACAGGGAGCTGATTCCTTTTAAGTATCTGATAGATGCCGGTGTTCCTGCCATTATGACAGGCCACCTAAATTTTTCATCAATCTTACCAAATGGAGAGCCGGCAACATTTTCTAAATACCTTTTAACGGATATTCTACGCGGAGAACTAGGCTTTAAGGGCCTTATCATTACCGACGACATGATGATGCATGGAGCTATGAATTTTGCAGGAGGAATTGCAAATGCCGTCAAAATGGCCTTAGAAGCCGGAAACGATATAATAGAATCCTCTACAACTCCTCGGCACTATCAAGCTTTTTGGAAAGATAATATCAGAGCAATGCGGAATGATCCTCAATTTAAATCAAGAGTAAAGGATGCGGCTTTTAGAATTTTAGTTGAAAAATTAAAATATTTTAAAAGCGATAACCATGTTCCCATTCTGCCCGATATGGAAAAATTGCATGATAGCATCCCCGACAAGGAAGGCCAAAAATTCTTTTTGAGTTTGGCAGGGCGCTCAACCACAATAGTGCGCGATGCGGCTATTCCTTTTAAACCCGAAGAAAATGAGGATATTCTTCTTGTATCTGCCTATAAAGATTTTTTTACACACGGATTAAAACGCTTTCCCAAGGCAAAAATAATAGAAGTCGAATCCGCCCATCACCATGCACGCCGATTTGATACAATAATTTTTTGTCTTTCAGATAAATACTCCTTAAGTATTCTGCAAAAAATAATGAATAAATACCCTAAGAAAAAATATATAGTTATCTCTGTTTTGTCCCCGGCATTCTTGGCAAAGGTTCCTCAGGCCGAAACGGCTATTGCCATTTACAGCTATTCGCCGGCCTCCTTTACCGCAGCATTCGGAGCTCTTTGCGGAGATTTTAGTGCCGGAGGAAAACTTCCTATTTCGGGAATCAAATAATGAATTGCACTGCCGTTCATCTTACAAATAAAAATATAAATATCTTCATCAATAGCATTCTGCCCTATGAGCACGTATGCGTAAATCTTGCCGAGTGTCTGAAAAAACAAAAAAGATTTTTTGATACAGAGCAAAATCTTTTTAACTTTATAAAGGCGGATGCTTTTTTTTCACAGAATCAAGAATTTATAGGTATCTTATTTTTGGCTGCCCATGGTGTTTTACTCCACTGTTTTCCTAAAAATATTACAGAAGAAATTAAACAGTACATCAAGAAAGATTTTTTAAAGCACACAAATCCGCTTTCTGTTATGGGAGAAAAAAATACTTCAATCTATTTGGAAAAATTAATAAATGAAAGTCTATCCCTTGTACCGGAGCGGTTTGAAGATTATAAACTCCTTACACTAACAAATAAACCGGCTTCATCAAATATTTTTTGCATACGGGCTTCAGATAATTTGAATAGCAAGTTGGAATTTATAAAACCTCCGATTGAAGATACTAAACTCCTCTGCCCAATGGAAATAGAATACAATGAAACCGAAGTATTGGCCCCCGGAATAAAAGCCTCCCGCGGCTCCTGCCTAAAACTTTTAAAAAAAAGAATAAACAGCCATGCTCTTTATGCAGTAAAAAAAGAGGGCAAATATATTGCAAAGGCCTGTATAAACGCATCCGGATTTTACTGGAATCAAATAGGAGGGGTCTTTACACTGCCCGAATATAGAAATAAGGGTGTGGGAGCCGCGAATATGATGATGCTGATAAATGACAGCTTCCAATACAAGAAAAAATGTGCTCTCTTTGTAAAAATTAAAAATCAGGCAGCAAGACAAATGTATAAGAAAATAGGCTTTAAGGAATTTTGCGATTTTAGAATTTCATATTTTTAAAAATTCGCTAAAAAGAACATTGCCAACAAGGAAGCATATCTTGCTTTTTCTTCAGATATAATTTCAACCTTTGAAAGACGCGTAACATAATACCAAAAAAACCCGAAGTCAGGATCAATACGGAAAGCATACTCTACAAACGAATCCGTCTTGACCAAGTCTCCAAAAAGAAGAGCAACAACATCATGTAAAATTGCAAAACACTCTTCAAAAGATTCCTTATATACTGCAGAATTTTTTGAAGTCATAAGTTTTTCACATAAAGAATTTATCCTGTATAAGGTATCTTCCTTACTTTCCTCATCGTCTTTTTCAACCCAGGTTTTTTGAACAAGGAGCTGAATGTTTTTCATAAAACTTTCTATCAAATTTTTTTCGGTATCAATCTTGGTTTTATCCGTATAAATTTCAAAAGATGCACCTCGGCCGAAGGCCTTGGATATTTTTAAAGCCGATGATACGAGTTCACTATCTGCAGCATCTATAAATTTAGGAATTTCAAACACTGCTATTTCTTTTACTTCAGGAGACATTAAAAATTCATCATTAAATATCGGATCAACCATAATTATACATTGCTATTTTATCAAGATTTTGTCAATACCCTTAAAAGAATTTTATCTATTTTTTTACAGCAACAGGATTTTTCCAATACCAGCAATGCCTGTATTTTTTAAAAAATATTAAAAATCGTATTACTATTCTGATTAAAAGGTATGCAATTTGAACTGTACCAATAACAATGGAATATTCTAAAAAAACAAAATAAAGGAAGCAGCTTATAGGCACAAGTAAATCAGGTAAAGACTCTTTAGTCTTATCCGCTGTTGCCGAAAGAACCGATTGAATAAAAACTACATTATAAAATGTAATAATCATAGTTTGTATAAATATAGGAGCTTGAACTTGCCAAACCAAAACAGCCCCTAGAAAAGCGGAAAAAACAAGATGCAAAAATAAGCGTACAGTCAATTTTTTAGTCTTTAAAATAGTAATGATGCCTGTAACAAAAGCGGCAGCAAAACCTGCAATCATAATTATATAAATAATACTTAATCCTAAAACCACAGGCTGGACACTATAATCTCGAATAGTTTTAAATGACGCAAGAGCCGTCATGACGGCAATTGTCATAACACCTTCGCTTGTGCTGAATGTTGAAAACTGCATCACTCCATTTTTAAAACGGCCCCAAAATGTACCTATCTGCCCAACATATAAAAACTGATATACAAAAAAAAGCAAAAAAGGATTTGTAACCCTAAAACAAAGCATTAAAATACCGGTAAGAAGGCCTGTAACAAAGCTGTCCAAAAAATGGTCAAAATATTCTCCAAGCGGGGAACCTGTCTTTGTCCGCCTTGCCTGTACTCCATCAGAATAATCTCCTACAATATAAGTCCAAGAAAAAATAGGAATCAGCCACAAAAGCCTATAAGCATCATGCAAATAATTTACATAAGCTAATGCAAAAGAAACCAATATAAAGCTATTAGAGCAAATTGTTATTATATTAGCAGGAACAGACTCAGGTAAAATCCTTACAAGAGGAAAAACAAAACATTTATAAATGAGAGGACTAAGTAAGGACTTGTCCTCTGCACTGTATGAGTAATTTTCCATTAATTATTCTTTTACTATACTCTTTTATAGTTTTTAATTTCAGACTGTATTCTTGAAATTAATTCAGCTCTGGGAATTCTAACCTGCTCCATGGAATCTCTAAAACGCAGGGTAACAGTATTATCTTCTTTTGAATCATAATCGACTGTTACACAGAAAGGAGTTCCAACCTCATCTTGACGGCGGTATCTTTTTCCGATAGCACCTGACTGGTCGTAATCGGTTTTAAATTCCTCTTTAAGCTCATTCCTAATTTCAGCAGCCAATTCGGCAAGGCCGTCTTTTTTCATCAAGGGAAGAACAGCTACAGTTATAGGAGCAATATTAGGATGGAAGCGAAGCACGGTTCTCCAATCATCATCATTTCCCTTATCGGCAACTTTTTCTTCATCGTAGGCATCACAAATAAACATAAGAACATTTCTTGTTAAGCCCGCCGAGGTTTCGATTATGTAGGGAATGTACTTTTCGTTTCCGTTATCTTGATCAATGTACTGCATATCCTTACCTGAATACTCGGTATGGCGTGTAAGGTCATAGTTGGTTCGGTTGTGTACACCCTCAAGCTCCTTAAAGCCCATCGGGAATTCGTATTCAATATCGTAAGCATCCTTTGCGTAATGGGCAAGCTCATCCTTACCGTGCTGATGCCATTGGAGTTTATTTGTTCTTACTCCGTATTTTTCATAAAAGGCCCAACGCTGTTTTTTCCAATAGTCGAACCATTCATCATCACTTCCGGGTTTTACAAAAAACTGCATCTCCATCTGTTCAAATTCGCAGGTTCTAAAAATAAAGTTTTTTGTAACAATCTCGTTTCGGAAGGCTTTGCCGATCTGAGCAATACCGAAGGGAATCTTCATTCGATTCGATTGGATAATATTTTTATAGTTTACATAAATACCTTGGGCTGTTTCAGGGCGTAAATAAATAACGCTAGAATTATCTTCTGTCGCTCCTATGTGAGTTTTAAACATAAGATTGAATTTACGTGTATCGGTAAGTTCGCCGCCGCAGTCTGGACAAAGTTTTTTTTCAAGATTTTCGGGAGAAAGATGATCTGCTCTAAAGCGGCTTTTACATTTTTTACAGTCAACTAAAGGATCGGTAAAATTTTCAACATGACCTGAAGCCTCCCATGTACGGGGATGCATCAAAATTGAAGCATCAAGCCCTACAATATTGTCATGGAGCTGAGTCATCTCCTTCCACCATGCACGCGAAACATTATTTTTTAATTCTATTCCTAAGGGGCCGTAATCCCATGCACCGTTTTGTCCTCCGTAAATTTCTGATGACTGAAAAACAAAACCTCTTCTTTTACAAAGACTTACAATTTTTTCCATTGAAATTTTATGATCTTCCATAAAGCATCTCCCTTATTACAATAACAGTTTTAGATTATAGTCTTTTTTTTATCTTTATACAAGTACCAATTAAAAGAGGTCTGATAAATCGGAATAAACAAATGAAAGCCTAGTTTAACAAAAACAGTACTTTGACAGTTGAAAATATACTTATTTTATGTCATAATATTGATATGAAAACTGATATAGAAATAGCTAGAGAAGCGAAGCTAAATAAAATCGCTGAAATTGCAGACGGCTTAGGGATTCATGAAGATCATGTTATTCCCTATGGAAAGTACATAGCCAAGGTTCCCTATAGCGTTATAGATGATGAAAAGGTAAAAAAGAATAATCTAATCCTTGTTACCGCTATCACGCCTACAAAGGCCGGAATCGGAAAGACTACCGTTTCTATCGGTCTTGCCTTGGGCTTAAACAAAATCGGAAAAAAGGCTGTTGTCGCCTTGAGGGAGCCCTCTTTGGGCCCCTGTTTCGGTATGAAGGGAGGAGCTGCAGGAGGCGGATACGCACAAGTTCTCCCCATGGAAGATATTAACCTTCATTTTACGGGCGACTTCCATGCTATTACTTCGGCCCACAATATGATAAGTGCTCTGTTCGACAACTATATTTTCAGAACTCAAGGAACTCCAAAGGCCATTAAAAAAATTCTTTGGAAGAGGGTTTTGGACGTAAATGACAGAAACTTACGCCAAGTAATCACCGGTTTGGGAGACGGAAACGGCGTATTGATGGAGTCGGGATTTGATATTACACCGGCTTCAGAAATCATGGCTATCTTCTGTCTTGCAAAAGATATTGAAGATCTACGCCGAAGAATAGAAAACATTATCTTAGGCTATGATGCAGAAGATAAGGCCGTAACCGTCAAGGATCTGGGAATTGCCGGTTCAATCGTTGTTCTTTTAAAGAATGCCATTAACCCTAACCTTGTTCAAACTACGGAAAACACACCAGCCTTTATCCACGGCGGCCCCTTTGCAAACATCGCTCACGGATGTAACTCCGTAATCGCAACAAAGACAGCCCTCACCTACGGCGAATATGTAGTTACCGAAGCTGGATTCGCTGCCGACCTCGGTGCCGAAAAATTCTTCGATATCAAGTGCCGAAAAGCAGGATTAAGCCCCAAACTTACCGTTATTGCTGCTACAACCGGCGGCTTAAAGATGCACGGAAACGTTCCTGAAAAGGAAATTTCAAAACCGAATGCTGAAGCCCTCAAAAAAGGTTTGGCTAACCTCGATAAGCACATCGAAAACATGAAGAAATTCGGACAGACTGTCGTTGTAGCCCTTAACCGCTACGGATACGACCTTGATTCCGAATTGGATTTGGTAAAGGCCCACTGCGAAGCTCAGGGAGTAGGATTTGCCGTAAATAATGCCTTTGTCGAAGGCGGAAAAGGAGCTATTCCCCTTGCAGAGCTTGTAGTAAAAACCATCGAATCCAATCCTTCAAAGCCCTTACAGTTTGTTTATGATGACAAGGACAGCATCAAAACAAAGATCGAAAAAATCTGTAAGAATATCTACGGAGCAGCCGAAGTTACCTACTCAGGTGCAGCAGACAAGATGATCAAAAAGATTGAGGAAGCAGGCATGGCAGATTACCCAATCTGTATTGCAAAAACTCAATATTCATTCTCTTCAGATCCTAAACTCTGCGGAGTACCTTCCGGCTTTGAGCTAAATGTAAGAGACATAGTTCTCAACTCAGGCTCCGAGATGATAGTCGCAATTATGGGAGACATGATGAGAATGCCAGGTCTGCCTAAAGATCCTCAGGCCGTAAGAATAGACTTGGTAAACGGCAATGTTGAAGGCTTGTCATAAAAATTTATAAAAATATACTATACTATTTGATTTTTACATCATAATATCGTATAATATAGGTTAGCGTTTTATAAACTTGCCGAAAGGCAAGTTTATAAATTATTATTAATTAAGGAGTAAAACATGAAGAACGTTTTGAAAATTTTAACCTTGTTGGCGGTTTTTTCTTTTATATTTACCAGCTGCGGAACGCCTCCGCCAGCTCCTAAAGAAGAAAAGCCGGCACCGGTTATGGTAGAAGAGCCTAAACCGGAGGTAAAACCTGAGCCGATGCCCGAACCTGAACCAACACCTGTCGTTGAAGAACCAAGAGAAGTTCCCGTAAAGGAATATATCGTTGTAGAAGGAGATACCCTATCCGAAATTGCTTTAAAATTTTACGGAACAAGAGAAAAAGCCTACTACTTCCCAATAATTATGTCTCTCAATCCCGGCAAGGTTCAACATCCGGATAAACTAACACCTAAAACAAAACTTCTAGTTCCAGATTTTGAGCTTTTCATGAAGCACTCGCCTTCAAAAATGCTTGCAAGGCCTGACTTTGAAAAATGTATTAAAATTTATGAGGATGAAGGAAAATCAGGAGTGGTTGAATCCTTGAAACGAAGGCTTAAAGAATTTTAGTCTTTAGTCTAAGACTTCCTCCTTGAAAGGGAGGAAGTTTTTTTATTCTCAATACAACTATAATCTTACAAACAATTAGGAGAATTTAATTTATGAATATAAGATATGCAGTAGACCTTACAAAAGAACTTTTACAAATCCACAGCCCCGGAGGCTACACAAAAGAAATCATCGACAGAATCAAAAAAGAATTTGATTCTTTAGGTATAAAGTATACCGAAACAAATAAGGGGGCTATTTACGGCACCATTGAAGGAAAAAACACTTCAAAACACAGGGTAGTTT
This genomic window contains:
- a CDS encoding TraB/GumN family protein; the protein is MDENNEKTLKRILLKDREIILLGTAHVSKESIKDVESTIREENPDCVCVELDEGRYKSLTSKDAWQQINISQVLREGKGFLLLANLVLASFQKKLGSDLGVKPGDEMKAAIEVSQELNIKTEMVDRPIHTTLKRAWAKNRGWGRSKLLATLLSAAFSNEKLEEGEIEKLKNQSAMDNMMQEMAEYLPNIKGVLIDERDRYLASKIWESSGKKIVAVLGAGHLPGTERFIRELEAGTKTTDVSDIEVIPPKSTGSKIASWIFPVIIIGLIILGFFKGGGIKTGQMLLSFVLWNGGLAAIGALIALGHPLAILASFLGAPFTTINPLLGIGMISGLVQAWAKKPQVKDMENLTNDAAKFSGWYKNRITKVLLVFILSSLGSSIGTFITVPALIANLIK
- a CDS encoding GNAT family N-acetyltransferase; amino-acid sequence: MNCTAVHLTNKNINIFINSILPYEHVCVNLAECLKKQKRFFDTEQNLFNFIKADAFFSQNQEFIGILFLAAHGVLLHCFPKNITEEIKQYIKKDFLKHTNPLSVMGEKNTSIYLEKLINESLSLVPERFEDYKLLTLTNKPASSNIFCIRASDNLNSKLEFIKPPIEDTKLLCPMEIEYNETEVLAPGIKASRGSCLKLLKKRINSHALYAVKKEGKYIAKACINASGFYWNQIGGVFTLPEYRNKGVGAANMMMLINDSFQYKKKCALFVKIKNQAARQMYKKIGFKEFCDFRISYF
- a CDS encoding CDP-alcohol phosphatidyltransferase family protein; this translates as MENYSYSAEDKSLLSPLIYKCFVFPLVRILPESVPANIITICSNSFILVSFALAYVNYLHDAYRLLWLIPIFSWTYIVGDYSDGVQARRTKTGSPLGEYFDHFLDSFVTGLLTGILMLCFRVTNPFLLFFVYQFLYVGQIGTFWGRFKNGVMQFSTFSTSEGVMTIAVMTALASFKTIRDYSVQPVVLGLSIIYIIMIAGFAAAFVTGIITILKTKKLTVRLFLHLVFSAFLGAVLVWQVQAPIFIQTMIITFYNVVFIQSVLSATADKTKESLPDLLVPISCFLYFVFLEYSIVIGTVQIAYLLIRIVIRFLIFFKKYRHCWYWKNPVAVKK
- a CDS encoding glycine--tRNA ligase, coding for MEDHKISMEKIVSLCKRRGFVFQSSEIYGGQNGAWDYGPLGIELKNNVSRAWWKEMTQLHDNIVGLDASILMHPRTWEASGHVENFTDPLVDCKKCKSRFRADHLSPENLEKKLCPDCGGELTDTRKFNLMFKTHIGATEDNSSVIYLRPETAQGIYVNYKNIIQSNRMKIPFGIAQIGKAFRNEIVTKNFIFRTCEFEQMEMQFFVKPGSDDEWFDYWKKQRWAFYEKYGVRTNKLQWHQHGKDELAHYAKDAYDIEYEFPMGFKELEGVHNRTNYDLTRHTEYSGKDMQYIDQDNGNEKYIPYIIETSAGLTRNVLMFICDAYDEEKVADKGNDDDWRTVLRFHPNIAPITVAVLPLMKKDGLAELAAEIRNELKEEFKTDYDQSGAIGKRYRRQDEVGTPFCVTVDYDSKEDNTVTLRFRDSMEQVRIPRAELISRIQSEIKNYKRV
- a CDS encoding glycoside hydrolase family 3 protein, with amino-acid sequence MKKKFSLTKKNLLSLLCVFVLTVNLNSNSALKKLPNFYDNVPSEKLASDIVENMTDEELLAQTFMFGWAGQDPGDLLLSWIEESGLGSIKIFGWNTGDSHKLAKSISLLQKKSLEGRFGIPLFVATDQEGGWVRHVKGLTSETPGNLAIGASGRPQDSYYSGYYISREIRALGINLNFAPTVDLLTDHDSSIIGPRSFGDSPHAAGILGAAFVKGSRDAGVLTTAKHFPGHGDTSIDSHGRLPKINISEETFRNRELIPFKYLIDAGVPAIMTGHLNFSSILPNGEPATFSKYLLTDILRGELGFKGLIITDDMMMHGAMNFAGGIANAVKMALEAGNDIIESSTTPRHYQAFWKDNIRAMRNDPQFKSRVKDAAFRILVEKLKYFKSDNHVPILPDMEKLHDSIPDKEGQKFFLSLAGRSTTIVRDAAIPFKPEENEDILLVSAYKDFFTHGLKRFPKAKIIEVESAHHHARRFDTIIFCLSDKYSLSILQKIMNKYPKKKYIVISVLSPAFLAKVPQAETAIAIYSYSPASFTAAFGALCGDFSAGGKLPISGIK
- a CDS encoding formate--tetrahydrofolate ligase, which codes for MKTDIEIAREAKLNKIAEIADGLGIHEDHVIPYGKYIAKVPYSVIDDEKVKKNNLILVTAITPTKAGIGKTTVSIGLALGLNKIGKKAVVALREPSLGPCFGMKGGAAGGGYAQVLPMEDINLHFTGDFHAITSAHNMISALFDNYIFRTQGTPKAIKKILWKRVLDVNDRNLRQVITGLGDGNGVLMESGFDITPASEIMAIFCLAKDIEDLRRRIENIILGYDAEDKAVTVKDLGIAGSIVVLLKNAINPNLVQTTENTPAFIHGGPFANIAHGCNSVIATKTALTYGEYVVTEAGFAADLGAEKFFDIKCRKAGLSPKLTVIAATTGGLKMHGNVPEKEISKPNAEALKKGLANLDKHIENMKKFGQTVVVALNRYGYDLDSELDLVKAHCEAQGVGFAVNNAFVEGGKGAIPLAELVVKTIESNPSKPLQFVYDDKDSIKTKIEKICKNIYGAAEVTYSGAADKMIKKIEEAGMADYPICIAKTQYSFSSDPKLCGVPSGFELNVRDIVLNSGSEMIVAIMGDMMRMPGLPKDPQAVRIDLVNGNVEGLS
- a CDS encoding LysM peptidoglycan-binding domain-containing protein, which codes for MKNVLKILTLLAVFSFIFTSCGTPPPAPKEEKPAPVMVEEPKPEVKPEPMPEPEPTPVVEEPREVPVKEYIVVEGDTLSEIALKFYGTREKAYYFPIIMSLNPGKVQHPDKLTPKTKLLVPDFELFMKHSPSKMLARPDFEKCIKIYEDEGKSGVVESLKRRLKEF